The DNA sequence GAACCGGAGGACACGATGGGTAACCCGCTGAAGAAGACCATGGTGTATCTCGGCCTCGCCGACGAGGAAGAGGTCTACGAGGAGGAGCAGCACGCTCCGGCCCGTGCCCACCGAGAGCGTGACCGCGAGCGCGACGAGCCCGCCCCCGCCCCGATCACCCCGCTGCGTCGTCCCGTCGCGGTGCGACAGCCCGCAGGAGGGGCAGTGAACGAGATCCTCACCGTGCACCCCAAGCAGTACCGCGATGCGCAGCTCATCGCCGAGAGCTTCCGCGAGGGCGTGCCGGTCATCATCAACCTCTCTCAGATGAGCGATGCAGACGCGCGCCGTCTGATCGACTTCGCCTCCGGTCTCTCCCTGGGCCTCTACGGCCGCATCGAGCGCGTGACCTCGAAGGTGTTCCTCCTCTCGCCGGAGAACATCAACGTCTCGGGTCACGGGGGCATCGCGCACGCGGACGCAGAGTCCGCGGGCTTCGACCAGTCGTAACCCGTGGGGCTCGTCTCCGTCTTCGCGAGCATCGTCCACACGGCGCTGCTGCTGTACCTCCTCGTCCTCTTCGCGCGGTTGATCCTCGACTACATCCCGATGTTCAACCGCGAGTGGCGTCCCAAGGGCGCTGGCCTGGTGGCCGCTGAGGTCGTCTACACGATCACCGATCCGCCCATCCGGTTCTTCCGGCGGATCATCCCGCCTCTGCGAATCGGGTCGCTGTCTCTGGACTTCGGATTCTCGCTGACCATCCTCATCGTGCTGATCCTCATGAACATCGTGGGCATCTTCCGCTGAGACCGCCGAGAGTTCTCGAGTCCGGGTGTCGCGGCGTCGCGGCGGACAGACTCGGGGACTATGCTTGGCTCCCAGGTGCGCGCCCCGGGTTCGCGCCACATCACGACCGCGCCATTCTCGAAACTGGCAACCGAACTCATCGAAGGAGCCACCATGGCACTTACCCCGGATGACGTCGTCACCAAGCAGTTCCAGCACGTCCGCTTCAAGGACGGCTTCGACCCGGACGAGGTCGACGACTTCCTCGACGAGATCGTCATCGAGTGGCGCAAGGCCCTCGAGGAGAACGCAGAGCTCAAGGCCAAGCTGGCCGCATACGAGTCGGGCGCGGCTCCGGCCACCGCTGCCGCTCCGGCCGCTGAGGCGCCTGCCGCTCCGGGTCCCGTCGAGACCCCCGCCGAGCCTGCTCCGTCGGGTTCCGCGACCGCCACTGCCGGCATCATCGAGCTCGCCCAGCGTCTGCACGACGAGCACGTCGCCGAGGGAGAGGCCAAGCGCGCCCAGCTCATCGCCGAGGCGGAGGGCGAGGTCAACCGCATCCGCACCGAGGCCGAGGCCAAGCAGCGCGAGGAGTCCGCACGTCTCGAGCGCGAGCGCAACACGCTCGAAGCCCGGATCACCGAGCTCCGCAACTTCGAGCGCGACTACCGTTCGCAGCTGCGCGGCTACATCGAGGGCCAGCTCCGCGACCTCGATGAGAAGTCGGCGTCGACGGACTCGACCCCGGTCTCCGCGATCGGACTGTAGGTCGTCCTCTTGCCAGGACGCCGTCCTCTTCGTCGTTCGGCGGCCGGCGCGATCGTTGCGATTCTCGCAGTGGTCGTGCTGGCCGCCGATCAGTTTGTGAAGTACCTCACCATCGAGAACCTGCCCCTGCAGGAGCCGGTGCCCGTACTGGGGGAGTTCCTTCAGCTGTACTACGTCCGCAACCCCGGCGCTGCCTTCTCGCTGGGCTCGGACGTCACGTGGATCTTCACGATCGCCCTCGCGGTCGTCGCCGCCGTGATCGTGTGGAAGGCCTTCGGCCTCCGTTCGCGTCTCTGGGCCGTCGTTCTCGGCGGCCTGCTGGGTGGCGTGCTCGGCAACCTCACCGACCGCCTCTTCCGCGATCCCGGATTCCCCATGGGACACGTGGTCGACATGATCTCGATGCCGTGGATGATGCCCGCGATCTTCAACGTCGCCGACATCTTCATCGTCACGGGCATGATCTCCGTGGCGCTGCTCGTGGTGTTCGGTCTGCGATTCGACGGGTCGCGCGAGCGCGACCATGCGGTCGTCGAGACGGAGGAGGAGGCAGAGGCCGTGGCTGTCGCCGATGCCGTCGAGCACGACAGGGCGGCCTCCTCGGCTTCCTCCCGCGACACGGCCGGCGACACCGCGGACGACACCGTGGAGCGGTCCTCCGGCACCCCGACCGTTGACGGGCGCTGATCGTGGAGTTCCGGACCCTTCCCGTCCCCGACGGGCTGGACGGCGTGCGCGTCGATGCGGCGCTGGCGAAGATGCTGGGCTTCTCGCGCACATTCGCAGCCGATGTGGCCGCGGCCGGTGGCGTGCGTCTCGACGGCACGACGCTCGACAAGTCGGACCGCCTTCGCGGCGGCGGTTGGCTCGAGGTCGAATGGCAGCCGAAGGAGGAGCCGCGCATCGTGCCGATCGCGGTTCCCGAGCTCGGCATCGTCTACGACGACGATGACATCGTCGTGGTCGACAAACCGACCGGCGTCGCCGCCCACCCGTCGCTCGGCTGGGACGGCCCGACCGTGGTCGGCGCCTTGGCGGCTGCGGGATTCCGCGTCGCCACGAGCGGCGCACCGGAGCGGCAGGGCGTCGTGCATCGTCTCGACGTCGGCACCAGCGGACTCATGGTCGTCGCGAAGACGGAGACGGCGTACGCGGCTCTGAAACGCGCCTTCAAGGAACGGACCGTGGAGAAGATCTACCACGCGGTCGTCCAGGGTCATCCGGATCCGCTCGCCGGCACGATCGACGCGCCGATCGGACGGCATCCGAACCACTCGTGGAAATTCGCCGTCGTCCCCGACGGCAAGCCCTCTGTCACCCACTACGAGACCCTCGAGGCGTTCCCGGGCGCTTCGCTGCTCGAGATCCATCTCGAGACGGGACGCACGCATCAGATCCGCGTGCACATGGCCGCTCACCGGCATCCGTGCGTGGGCGACCCGCTGTACGGAGCCGACCCGACCCTCTCTGCGCGCCTGGGTCTCACGCGCCAGTGGCTGCACGCGCACCGGCTCGGATTCACTCACCCGACCACGGGGGAGTGGGTGCAGTTCGAGTCCGCGTACCCGACAGACTTCCAGCACGCCCTCGACGTGCTGCGCGCCGACTAGAAGCGCGCGCCAGCGGCGGCGGCGACGACGCCGTCGAGCGTCTTCTCGAGGAAGTCGACCACTGTCTCGTCGTCGATACGGCGATCCACGACGAGCTCCAGCAGCGCCTCCTCCGTGAACGAGACCCAGGCTCTGAACGCGACCCGCAGCGCAAGCTCGTTCGGTGCTCCGAGCTCCTGGAACGCCTCGAGGAGCCGTTGCGCGTTGAGGTCGCGCGATTGGTCGACGATGGCGCGCACGGCAGGGTCGCCGCTCGCGACGCCGCGGACCAGTGACGAGAAGGTGCCGCTGTGGTCGCGCACGAAACCGGCGATGCGCAGCAGGGTGTCGTGGATGCGCTCGCGGGGCGGCAGGTCGGCGCGCGGTTCGGTCGCCACGAGCAGGCTGTCGCGGGCGGTCGTGACGATCGCGCGCTCGACACCCTGGCGACTGTCGAAGTAGTGGAAGATCAGGGCTTTCGAGACGCCCGCCCGGGCCGCGAGCTCGTCGATCGTGAGTTCGTCGAGTGGGTGGTCGACGAGGAACTGCACGCCGATCGCGATCAGCTGGGCGCGACGCTCTTCAGGACTGAGGCGTGAACGAGGCTCCGACGGCATGCCTGAAGCCTAGCCAGACAGGGTATTGACTCTGAATCAATAGAGCCTAGGATCGGTATATCGCGCGGACGGAGCCGTCGGCGCGAAGGAGGAGGATCGATGAAGTTCCCGAAGCCGTCCACAGTCCTGTCCGCCGCGACCCGCACGCGTGCCGGCCGGATCACCCTGGCCGCTGTGCCGGCGGGGGTCATCGCCGGAGTGCTGCTCGGAGGTGTCGCCCAAGGGGCGGTGCCCGTCTCGTTCGCCGTGTCGGGCAGTCAGTTCCAGATCGGCGCGAGCCAGCTCGAAGGCACCGGCTTCTCGCAGTACGCCGGCGTCGCGACCGACACCGAGGGCGTCGAGCACACCGTCGCAATCGCGAACATCAAGAGCGCGACGCTGACCGACCTCTGCCAGTCGGTGATCACCGAGACACCTCTCGGCACGGTCGGGGTGCTGATCAAGGCGGGCGGCGGTGGGGAGCCGGCGACGGCGAGCGACCTGCAGATCGGGATGACCGGCCTCAAGGGAGACGCGTCGTTCGGCGGCATCCGCATCGGCGTCGACGCGTCCACCGTGGCCACGGACGCGAAGGGCTCGCCGGGCGACTTCGCACAGGACTCCGACACGATCTCGATCACCGACCTGCAGCAGACGGCGTGGAGCACCCAGGCATCGGTCTTCACGCTGAAGGGGATGTCGCTCGAGCTCACGGACGGCTCGCAGGGATGCTTCTGAACGGGGCGGATGCCGTGACCCAGGACTCGGGAGACACCACCGTCGCAACACCAGGCCGCTTCCGCGCCTGGCGGCGACAGCGCCCCTTCGTCGACGGCATCCTCGTCGCGCTCGGCGGCGTGGAGATGTTCTTCTCCGGACAGCTGGATCTCGGCCATCTGCATGTGCAGCTCGGGATCGAGGGGCTGCAGGCGACCGTGATCCCGGTCCTGCTGCTGCTCCTCGGCATCCTGGCCATCGCCATGCCCGCCCACCACGTGTTCTACGGGGTCATCGCCCTCGCCGTGGGTCTCTACTCCCTGATCGGCGTCAATCTCGGCGGGTTCATCGTCGGGATGCTCCTGTCGGTCGTCGGCGGCGTGCTCGTCGTGGCTTGGATGGCGCCGCGCGAGGCGGTCGTGGGTGCTGCGTCGGGCGATGAGGTGACGGCGACGTGACCCGTCGCCCCGGGCTCGCCGCCGCGCTGGTGATCGCCCTCGCGGTGACTCCCATGACGCTGGGGGCGGCTGCGCCGCGCCCGCAGGCCGGGTTCTGCATCCCTCTCATCTACTGTCCGGATCCCGAGCCGCAGCCGGATCCCGCAGCCCCGTCGGAGAGCCCCGCGCCGGCCGACCCCGAGGACCCGAGCCTGCCGACCGAGCCACTGCTTCCGCTCGACCCCGCCGAGACACCCGCGCCCGTCGACCCGGTACCCGCGCCCGTCGACGATGCCGCGCCGATCTTCACGGGCACGCCCGCGTCGCTGGGCTCGACCTCGCTGTCGTTCACCGGACTCTCGGGCATCTCCATCGTGACCGTGCCGACGGTGGACGGCGGCGGAGTGCGAGCACTGAAGATCTCGGCCGACTCGATCACGATCGAGGGATTCTCGCTGACGGTCCGCCCTCCCGGGGGTCCGGGACTCGTGACGACCGCCGACACCATGACCTTGCGCGGCGACGTGAGCGTCTATCTCGGATCCGTGAGCGCCTCGGCGCTCGGCGGCGAGCCCCTCACGATCGGACTCGATACGCCGCCGCCACTCACGGACATCGAGCCAGGACTGCTGAATGTGACGATGGGTCTCGTCGGCAGCACAGCGGACTCCATCACCTACGCGAACACGGATCAGCGGATCGTGCAGGCCGAG is a window from the Microbacterium sp. LWO14-1.2 genome containing:
- the sepF gene encoding cell division protein SepF, whose translation is MGNPLKKTMVYLGLADEEEVYEEEQHAPARAHRERDRERDEPAPAPITPLRRPVAVRQPAGGAVNEILTVHPKQYRDAQLIAESFREGVPVIINLSQMSDADARRLIDFASGLSLGLYGRIERVTSKVFLLSPENINVSGHGGIAHADAESAGFDQS
- a CDS encoding YggT family protein, with the protein product MGLVSVFASIVHTALLLYLLVLFARLILDYIPMFNREWRPKGAGLVAAEVVYTITDPPIRFFRRIIPPLRIGSLSLDFGFSLTILIVLILMNIVGIFR
- a CDS encoding DivIVA domain-containing protein — its product is MALTPDDVVTKQFQHVRFKDGFDPDEVDDFLDEIVIEWRKALEENAELKAKLAAYESGAAPATAAAPAAEAPAAPGPVETPAEPAPSGSATATAGIIELAQRLHDEHVAEGEAKRAQLIAEAEGEVNRIRTEAEAKQREESARLERERNTLEARITELRNFERDYRSQLRGYIEGQLRDLDEKSASTDSTPVSAIGL
- the lspA gene encoding signal peptidase II — its product is MVAILAVVVLAADQFVKYLTIENLPLQEPVPVLGEFLQLYYVRNPGAAFSLGSDVTWIFTIALAVVAAVIVWKAFGLRSRLWAVVLGGLLGGVLGNLTDRLFRDPGFPMGHVVDMISMPWMMPAIFNVADIFIVTGMISVALLVVFGLRFDGSRERDHAVVETEEEAEAVAVADAVEHDRAASSASSRDTAGDTADDTVERSSGTPTVDGR
- a CDS encoding RluA family pseudouridine synthase, with the translated sequence MEFRTLPVPDGLDGVRVDAALAKMLGFSRTFAADVAAAGGVRLDGTTLDKSDRLRGGGWLEVEWQPKEEPRIVPIAVPELGIVYDDDDIVVVDKPTGVAAHPSLGWDGPTVVGALAAAGFRVATSGAPERQGVVHRLDVGTSGLMVVAKTETAYAALKRAFKERTVEKIYHAVVQGHPDPLAGTIDAPIGRHPNHSWKFAVVPDGKPSVTHYETLEAFPGASLLEIHLETGRTHQIRVHMAAHRHPCVGDPLYGADPTLSARLGLTRQWLHAHRLGFTHPTTGEWVQFESAYPTDFQHALDVLRAD
- a CDS encoding TetR/AcrR family transcriptional regulator, whose translation is MPSEPRSRLSPEERRAQLIAIGVQFLVDHPLDELTIDELAARAGVSKALIFHYFDSRQGVERAIVTTARDSLLVATEPRADLPPRERIHDTLLRIAGFVRDHSGTFSSLVRGVASGDPAVRAIVDQSRDLNAQRLLEAFQELGAPNELALRVAFRAWVSFTEEALLELVVDRRIDDETVVDFLEKTLDGVVAAAAGARF
- a CDS encoding DUF6230 family protein, which encodes MKFPKPSTVLSAATRTRAGRITLAAVPAGVIAGVLLGGVAQGAVPVSFAVSGSQFQIGASQLEGTGFSQYAGVATDTEGVEHTVAIANIKSATLTDLCQSVITETPLGTVGVLIKAGGGGEPATASDLQIGMTGLKGDASFGGIRIGVDASTVATDAKGSPGDFAQDSDTISITDLQQTAWSTQASVFTLKGMSLELTDGSQGCF
- a CDS encoding DUF6114 domain-containing protein, whose protein sequence is MLLNGADAVTQDSGDTTVATPGRFRAWRRQRPFVDGILVALGGVEMFFSGQLDLGHLHVQLGIEGLQATVIPVLLLLLGILAIAMPAHHVFYGVIALAVGLYSLIGVNLGGFIVGMLLSVVGGVLVVAWMAPREAVVGAASGDEVTAT